Within the Microbacterium sp. 1S1 genome, the region CGTCCTCGGCCGTGCGCATCATTCTCGGGCCGAAACGACCGAGGGTGGCATCGAGCAGGCCGGGAGCCACTCGTTGGACGCCAGTGAGCAGGAGCGCGCCACCGCCGACATGGATGGTGCGGGCGGGACGCCGCGCGGCGTAGACGATGGCCTGCGCGACCGACCGGGCCCGGTAGTGGGGGTGCGGTCCGCTCGGCCGATACGTCATCCGGCTGCGGGCATGGCGATAGATCGGCGTGTCGATGACGGCCGGGCGGATGACGGTGATCGTGACGGGCGCTCGCTCAGCGCGCAGCTCGCGACGGAGGGCGTCGACCGCCCCTTCCACCGCGTGCTTCGAGGCGGCATAGGCACCGTGCAGCGGCATCGCGACGATCGCCTCGGCCGAGCTCACGACGATGATGCTGCCGCCCGAGCGGCGAAGTGCCGGGAGTGCCGCCTGGATGCCGTTGAGCTGTCCGACGACGTTGATGTCGAGGATCCGACGGAACTCCTCGGGGGTGGTGTCGGCGAGCGGGGCGTAGAGGAGCACACCCGCGTTGCCGACCCAGGTGTCGATCCGACCGAACTCATGCTCGACCCGGTCGACGGCCTGCTGGACCGCCCGGCGGTCGGAGACGTCGCACACGACGCCCCGGACGTCGCCGCCCTCCGCCGCGATCTCCTCCACCGTCTCGGCCAGCGCCGCTTCCCCGCGGGCGAGGAGGACCACGGAGGCACCGGCTCGCGCGAAGGCGGCGGCGGCCTCCCGGCCGATGCCTCGGGAGCCGCCGGTGATCACCACCACCTGCGCGTCGAGGGGCGGGCGTCGCGCGGGGTGCGCGCCGCCCCCCCCGTCCGGATGAGCCGTGCCCGCATCTCACTCCTTGTGGAGCGCGTCCTGCGCGGCGCCTGCCACCTTCTCCACGACGTTCGGCAGCTCGGTGGTGCCGTAGAAACGCGCGTCGGGGTGGGTGGGCGGAGGCATCTCGGCCGTGGTGGTCGGGCCCTCGTGGTAGCTGAACTCGCCGTGTCCGTCCGGCGTGGGGCCGGATGCCCACGTGCCTTCAGCGGCAGCAGGACCGTCGCTGAAGTTGAGGTACTGGTACGACACGTCTCGGTGCTCCTTGGACAGCGGGAAGTTGCTGGGCACGGGCAGCTTCTCGGCGCCCTCGGCCTTGAGCTCCTCCGCGGCGGCGAGCCACTGGTTCTGATGCATGGTGTCGCGAGCGAGCAGGAAGCTCAGGAGGTCCCGCACGCCGTGGTCGTCGGTCATGTGGTAGAGCCGCGCGACCTGCACCCTGCCCTGCATCTCGGCATTGGCGTTGGCCATGAAGTCGGCCAGCAGGTTGCCGCTCGCCGTGATGTACGAGCCCTGCCACGGGTTGCCGTTGCTGTCGACCGGGCGGGCGCCCGCGCCAGCGACGATGCCCTGCTGCACGTCGGTTCCGCCCACGATGGCGGCGACCGTCGGGTCGTCCTGCACGGCGTCCTCCGTGATACCGAGCGGCGACTTCTCGAGGAGCTGCGCGATCATCACGGCCAGCATCTCGACGTGGCCCATCTCCTCGGCTCCGATTCCGAAGACGAGGTCGCGGTACTTGCCCGGGATGTGCATGTTCCACGCCTGGAACTGATATTGCAGCGCGACGGTGATCTCGCCGTACTGCCCGCCGAGCACCTCTTGCAGCTTGCGGGCGTAGACCGCGTCCGGGGCCTCGGGCGTGGCCGAGAATTGGAGCTCCTGTCGATGGAAGAACATATCGAGCCTTTCTCTTCTGGGGATGGGCTGGCCATGCAACGCCGGGGCGGCCGATCCACTCAGGGCCTTTCCAAACCCGGGTCCGCCTGGGACAATCCCTCCCGGCCGCACCGCGGCCACGCGGCCCGCTCACCGGTAGCGGCTTCTGCTCTGCGCCGTCAACCCCCGCCCGTTTCCGTCGCCGTCCGGGCAGGGTGGGCGACATGGCGGAGGAGACGGCGGCAGACCACGACGCGATCGGTGCCTTCCTCCGCGCCTCGCTGGACGAGGTGGTGGAGCGGCTGTCCGCGTGGGTCGAGATCCCGTCCGTGTCGGCCGACCCCGACCGCCGTATGGACGGCGTGCGGTCCGCGCACTGGATCGCCGGCGAGCTGCGCGACGCGGGCTTCACGACCGCGCTGCTGCCGGCGGGAGAAGCCGTGACCGTGTTCGCCGAGCGCTGGGTGACGGCCGACGCTCCCACGGTCCTCGTCTACACCCATCACGATGTGCGTCACGCGAAGCCGGAGGAATGGAGCGAGACGGCGCCGTTCACGCCGGTGCTCCGCGACGGGCGCCTGTACGGTCGCGGTGCGTCGGACGCGAAGGGGCAGGCTCTCGCGCACGTGTGGGCGCAGCGAGCGCTCGAGGCCGTGGACGGACCCGGCGCCGGCGTGAACCTCAAGCTGCTCATCGACGGTGAGGAGGAGATCGGTTCGCCCCACCTCAAAGGCGTGCTGGAGGGAGACCCCGCACGGTTCGCGTGCGACCTGGTCGTGTTCTCGGACACCCTGCAGTGGCAGGTCGACTCCCCGGCCCCGGTCACCTCGATGCGGGGCACCCTGACGGCGACGCTCACGGTCCAGGGCCCCGACCGCGACGTGCACAGCGGCGCCGCCTCGGGAGTGACCGTGAACCCGGCGCTCGTGCTGTCTCGTGTGCTCGCACGGCTGCACGACGAGGAGGGACGCATCGCGGTCCCCGGGTTCTACGACGAGGTCGCGCCGATCAGCGATGAGCGCGCAGCGGACCTGGAGGCCCTGCCCTTCGATCCGGAGGACTGGACACGACGTACGGAGACCAGGGTGATCGTGGGGGAGCCGGGCTACACGCCGAAAGAGCGTCTCTGGGAGCGCCCCGCCATCGAGGTGATCTCGCTGCTCGCGGGGGACCCGGAGGGCATCGAGCGCTCCGTCATCCCGAGGGAGGCCATGGCGTCGCTGAGCATCCGGACGGTGTCGGGTCAGCGCAACCACGACGTCGCCGATCTGCTCCGTGCCTTCATCGCCGAGGTCATGCCGACGGAGGCGGCGTACCGCCTCGAGGTGGACGAGGACATCGCGCAGGAGCCGTACGTCTCGCCTCCCGGCCCGATGCGGGATGCCCTCGAGCGCGCTCTCGCCCGCGGCTACGGTCGAGCCGTGCAGGGGCGGATGGGCAACGCCGGGGGAGGGCCGGCCGATCTGCTGTCCGAGGAGCTGGGAGTTCCGGTGATCTTTCTCGGCACGGGGCTGCCGGAGGACCACTGGCATGCGAGCGACGAGAGCATCGATCTGAGGATGCTCGTCCGCGGCGCCGCGACCCTCGCGCATCTGTGGCGCGAGCTCGCCGCCGCCTGAAGACTCCGCCGGGGGATGCGAGGAGGAGGCTCGTCCCCCGGCGGGCTACGCTGGACGCAGGCGTCACCGCCCGGTGCCCGGTCGCAGGAGCCCGGAGCGGACGGCGCCCGCGAACCTGACACCGACGGCTTGAGGAGAACGACGCCGATGACCGACACCCAGATCTTCGAGCCCGACGGCCGCGCGATCCCCTTCGTCGACGAGGGTGACGGCCCGGTCAAGCTGGTGCTCATCCAGGAGCGCGGCCTCGCCGCCGACGTGCTTGGAGTGGTGGGTCACTACCTGGCCGAGGAGGCCGGCTTCCACGTGGTGCGGATCGGCCATCGATCCGACGACGCCGACATCTCGATCGAGGACCGCGTCGCGGACGCGCTCGCCGTCATCGACCACATCGGCCTCGGCGACACGTGGATCGGCGGACACGGCTTCGGCGGCACGATCGCCCGGTCCTTCGCGCTGGCTCATCCGGAGCGCGTGAACGGTCTCGCGCTGCTCGGCGTCGAAGACGTGGAGACGCCCCTCGCCCCGGTGATCCCGGTGCTGCTGATCCAGGGCACGGCCGACGCGGTCA harbors:
- a CDS encoding alpha/beta fold hydrolase, which produces MTDTQIFEPDGRAIPFVDEGDGPVKLVLIQERGLAADVLGVVGHYLAEEAGFHVVRIGHRSDDADISIEDRVADALAVIDHIGLGDTWIGGHGFGGTIARSFALAHPERVNGLALLGVEDVETPLAPVIPVLLIQGTADAVTPPANAESLRATAPERASIKVVDGGDHLFPMTHPIETAVVLEEYLDWD
- a CDS encoding M20/M25/M40 family metallo-hydrolase, which encodes MAEETAADHDAIGAFLRASLDEVVERLSAWVEIPSVSADPDRRMDGVRSAHWIAGELRDAGFTTALLPAGEAVTVFAERWVTADAPTVLVYTHHDVRHAKPEEWSETAPFTPVLRDGRLYGRGASDAKGQALAHVWAQRALEAVDGPGAGVNLKLLIDGEEEIGSPHLKGVLEGDPARFACDLVVFSDTLQWQVDSPAPVTSMRGTLTATLTVQGPDRDVHSGAASGVTVNPALVLSRVLARLHDEEGRIAVPGFYDEVAPISDERAADLEALPFDPEDWTRRTETRVIVGEPGYTPKERLWERPAIEVISLLAGDPEGIERSVIPREAMASLSIRTVSGQRNHDVADLLRAFIAEVMPTEAAYRLEVDEDIAQEPYVSPPGPMRDALERALARGYGRAVQGRMGNAGGGPADLLSEELGVPVIFLGTGLPEDHWHASDESIDLRMLVRGAATLAHLWRELAAA
- a CDS encoding manganese catalase family protein: MFFHRQELQFSATPEAPDAVYARKLQEVLGGQYGEITVALQYQFQAWNMHIPGKYRDLVFGIGAEEMGHVEMLAVMIAQLLEKSPLGITEDAVQDDPTVAAIVGGTDVQQGIVAGAGARPVDSNGNPWQGSYITASGNLLADFMANANAEMQGRVQVARLYHMTDDHGVRDLLSFLLARDTMHQNQWLAAAEELKAEGAEKLPVPSNFPLSKEHRDVSYQYLNFSDGPAAAEGTWASGPTPDGHGEFSYHEGPTTTAEMPPPTHPDARFYGTTELPNVVEKVAGAAQDALHKE